The Inediibacterium massiliense genome includes the window TTGATTACCGCCACCGAAAGTTCGTTTTTTATACTTTCAAGGGTAGTATTGGTGAACCACGGTTCGATAATATGTACTTTTATACAAGATGATTTTATATCATAGCAATATGAAATATTTTGCAATTCGGGGTAATAACCGCAAAGCGCACATTTACCATGTTAAGACATATATTACCAAAACACCGATATATGCAAAATTTTTTCTGTATATATCGGTGTTTAAATTTCTATATATGAAATAACATTTTTTTGACACCTTTTTGATTACCAAGATCTTTCTCTTATTGCTGTTTCTATATCAATACCTATTTTATAATATTGAAGCATATTGTAGACTGTATCTGCAATAGTTTCTCTTGCACAAGTTTCTATTTCACTATTATTTTCGTCAAACTCTTCTTCTAATGCATTGATCCCTAAAGTCATATCATCTAGTTTTTCTTGAATTTCTTCTAATGATTTATTTCCTTTTTCTATAAATTGTTCTACTTCTTGAATTAGCACTTTAATTTTATCTACTAAAAATGTTGGATAATAAGGGTCTTTATACATATCTAAATGTTGGATAATAAGGGTCTTTATACATATCTACTAGATATTCATAATTTTTGTTCACGTTCTCTCTCCTTTTACAATTTCTAAACTAATAATATAAGGCAAATGATCTATGTTTAGCTGATAATAGGCTTCTTTTCTCACAGAAGTTGATGCATTTAAAACTGCTACTGAATAAGGATAGTCTCTAAAAAGTGGAATATCGTTATGGCTATTACCTACCACTAACAGTTCTTCCTTTTTAAATAATTTCCACTGTCTAATCATATCTACCCCTTTAGTTTTGCTAGCATCTATACTCTGTCTATAAGCTTTGATTCCATCAAATACCCAATAGGTTTTAGTTTCTTCTGTCCATAAAGTAGCCCACTTTTTGGGCAGTATTACTCTAAGAGTTTCACCAGAAGGTTTTCGATCAAAAAAAAGTTTGTTACATTTTAAGATTTTTTCTGGTATTTTCTCTAAAGTTTTATCTGGAATCATCTGGAATTCATCTTTTTCTAGTTGAAAGTCTACTACGTGTGTACCATTCGAAAAGATACCCCCTTGAAAAAGATGCCAAATACTTTTGCATTTTTTTCTAACCTTTTCTATAGGTAAAGCTGTAACAAAATAGAGCTTTACTTTACCATGAAGGTATTTTAATACTTTCTCTGTACTAGAGGATATCTTTCCATTAGAGTCTGTCAGTGTCCCATCTACATCAAAAAAAATAGCTTTGTATTTTCTTTTTTGTGGTATACGAACAGGTAATGTGTTTCCAAAAAATCTTATCATACGAATATCTTTAATATTTGAATACGCCAAATAACAATCACATAGTTTTCTATGACATTCAAAAGGCTTCAAATTTTTTTCTAAACTATAAAAATCACCAATAGGGCGTTTGTTCATATGACATGGTAAAATATCTCCATTTGCCTCTATAAAATAACTCTGACTACCTGATCGGCATGTCTCAAAAGAAGTACGCGTATTCATCTCAAAAGGAAAAAAAGGATCAATCTCTTTGAACTCAGATAGATCTTCTAAGCTATAGTGAATTTTGTGCTTTGCTTGACCATTGAGCCAAAGATAAATATCAGGGGATAGATATTTTTTTAGCTCCCTAATTTCTTGTGCCCTTTTCGATAGTGCAACCATACCCACACAGATATCTATTTGTAAAGATAATTGATTCGCCTTTTTAGCAAACTCTTCAGCACGAACCATTGTAGGATGATAACTTCCCCACAATTTTATTTTTTCTTTTTTTACTCCTGATCTTTCAATAGCATCTAAAAATTCATTCACATCAAAGCTTAAATTTGTTTGAATACTAATATAGCGTACTTTTTCAAGCTTAGCCAATTGAATCATAGCTTTCGTATAATATGGATGAGTCATGGCTTCTCCATAGGGAGTAAAAAATATAGAGATTCTTTCTTTGAATAATATATTTTCTATAGTTTTGCAAAAACGCATAAGTGCTTTTTGATCTCTTTCAATCTCCACTGATGAAGCTTTTTTCTTGGCAAAAGGACAATAATAACAAGTATAATTGCAAGAGGATAATACGCCTCTATAATATAGATGTTTTGCATTTTCTATCATGATAGTATGTCTCCATTTTCTCCATAACTTCACTAGACATAAACATAGGCCCTATATAATCGGATAATCCCATTCCGTCTTGAGTAAGATGAATACAATCTTTGTCTTGTATGATCCATCCCTTTTTACAAAATTCTAAAATCATAGGATAATCTTTAATAAGGTGAGTACCAAATAACTCTTCATATTCACTTTTATGAATTCCCCTATAGTGCAAAAGATTTTTAATTACATAGCGTCTTTGCCTTTCCTCTTTAGATAACTCATATATAGATAAATTTTCAAAAAAGTCCTCTTTTTTTATATAGTTATCCAAAGATTTTATACAAGCTTTTGATTCTGCTGTATAGGGCTCACAATAATGCAAATGATCTAAATAAGTTCTACCCCCACAGCCTAGGGCAATCATATTTTCAAAACCACAACTCTTTTCATGATCTGGCTTTTGTTTTACAAATCTTCTCATAGAAATTTGGTGATAGCCATTGGCCTTTAAATATAATGTAATCTCTTGATAGAGCTCATATTGAAGTCTTCTATCTATATGGAATTTTCCATAGATTCTAGTGTTAGTTTGTTGATATAAGGGATAGACAAATATTTCTTCTGGTTTATATTGTAGAGCTTTTTCAGCTGAATAAAGTAAAGTTTTAATGGTTTGTCCTGGTATGCCGTAAATCAAATCTATATTTAAAATAGGAAATTTTTCATTTTTAATAAAATTCAATGCCTTTTCTGCCATCACAGCACTATGATGACGCTCAAGGATATCTAGTTCCTTTTGTACAAAAGACTGAACACCAATGCTAATGCGATTCATTTCCATTTGTTTTAAATAACTTAATTTTTCAGTTGTTGTCTGGTTAGGAGAAGTTTCAATACCAATAAAATCTTCTTTTAATTTGATTCCATAGCTCTTAACCCCTAATTCAAAAAGCTTATCTAGCTGTTTGATACTTAAAATCAATGGAGTCCCACCACCAAAAACCAAAGAATCAAAATGGATTTCTGATAAATCTAAAGTTTGCTTTAATTGTTGGCTATGTCTTAGGATAGCTTCTATATATTGCTCTATTCTATCCTCATTTTTTGAAGGTATTGAAAATAGATTGCAATACCCACATTTGCTGTCACAAAATGGAATATGATAATATAGTCCTATGTTTTGATTTTTAAGGTTAAAATTGTATTCTGATAGATTCAATTTCTTTATATACTCATAAGCAGTTTTATGAGGATAACTGTACATATATTGCTTATAAATATTATTCATTATCTTCCTCTAAGAAAAAATGTTTATAAGGAACTGTGTATACAATCTCATGAGATAGACAATGAAAGTGGTATCCATCTTCTCCATAGCAACTACCGTGATCCGAGCAAGCTATAACAAATGTTTTCCCTCTCTTTTTAAACATATTAAACAATCTACCCAAATGAGAATCTACATAACGCAGAGCTGCTCCATGAGTTTCTATATTATCTTCCTTTGCCCCCTCTAAATAAAAACTGTTTGGATAATGTATGCTGTCAATGTTTACATACATAAAAATCCTCTGATCAGCATCATATTTCATTAATTTCTTCTCTATAAAGTCTAGTTGGTTTTCAAAACTTTTGGGCATATGACAGCTAAAAGAAGGATGCCAATAACTTTTTTGAAACAAATTTGGCAATACAGAGTTCATTGGAGTTCTTTTGTTGAAAAAACCTACTCCACCAATACAGATGGTTTCATATCCTATATTGGCTAACCCTTCTACAAAACTAGCCCCTTCAAATAAGAAAGCATTTGGATTCGTTTTAAGACTAGCTGAAAAATCTTTGGGCATAAAGAGTTTTTCTCTTTCAAATAGAGGAATTGGCTCTGCACGAGTAGGTAATGCTCCTGCAAACATAGCTACATGAGATGGAAACGTATAATTACCTGGGGCATGACATTTAATCCACTTGCCATATTGATTGAGAACAGGTGTATTTCCCTTTTCCTGCTGGTCATAAGCCACATCATACCTTAATGTATCAAGACAAACAAATAAGATATCATGACTTCCAACAATTTCATTCATGTTTACTGTATATTGGGCTCTTTTGGGATCACCAATTACTTTTTTAGGTACTTCATTACTTATTTTGGTCACTTTAATCATCCTTTATTTCATATGTTTTTTAAATATTGCACTTGATTTTTATAGATGTTATTGTCATTATAAATGTCTTTGTACAGCAAATCTCCTTGACCATTCATTTCAATAATCATAGGCTTTTTATTTTTTATACTAAGGATCAGATCAATACCCACACTATGAAGTCCTGGTATTTTAGAGATTGCCTCCTTACAAATAGATTCCATATCTGATAAATTTTCATCACTTAAGTTTAATGCCTTTAATTCTAATGCATGATTATTAAGATGTAAATTGGTAATCGCTAAATCTTTAGCCCCTCTGGCTAAAAGATAATCAAGCTTTCCAAACTGATAAACAGCCCTTAAATCATAGACTATATCTCCTACTTTAGGTTTTGGAATCCATCTTTCTACAATAGCATCTTGTGACAGGATAAAATCAATCAGTTCCTTGATGATAGTTTTATCTTTAATTTTTCGAATTTTTTTTGTATTATTATAATGTTCTTCTACTTTTGTAAGACAAGTCTGAAGGATTTCCTCCCCCCATTTAGGCCGTAGCCGATAAGCCATCACTCCCGCTGCTCCTGAACCAAATCTAGGTTTAATAAATACATTGTATATTTTATGATCTAGCATATATTGTTTCAATTCTTCTAAGCTTATAAATTCTTTAGGTATTCTAGGAGTAGTAGGAATATTTGACCTCTCCAAAATCTCTTTACATGTTTTTTTATCTAACGTATTCCAAATAGCTTGTGGTGTATTCATAAACTTTAAAGAATCGATAGATGCTAATAAATCTAATTGACTTTTATAGTTTTGAACTAAACTATTCAATTCGTTTACATTACTTGTTTTATAATGTGGAGGATCAATCTTTACCACATCTTCTAAACTATAAGCTTTTATAAAAGGGGCCAAGCTAGAATGAATATCCCAAAATTCTAGATTGGCTTCCATAGTATTACAAGCTTTTAAAAAGTAAGTATATCTTTTGGTATCTTTTAGCCCAATAAGATGTATTTTCATAATATCCCCTACTCCGTTAGCATCGGATACATTTCCATATAAGTTTCACCCTTATATTCATAGTAATCACATTCATTTTGTTCGCTTAAATCCATATTGATTGGTAATTTTTTTAATTTTGTTATGTAGTCATCACTAATATAATGATAATGTAAATCTAGGAGTTCTAAATGACTTAATTCATCTGCATGATCTAATAGTATTTGTGCTCCTTTATCAGATAAAGTTCCATTTGAAAAATCTAAGACTTTTAAATTTTTAATAATAGAACTATTTAAAACAGCTTCTACCACTTGATCTTGTATTTCACTATTTCCAAGTCCTAAATATTCTAGTTTTTGTAAATATGGATTTTTTACAATTTCTTGAATATCTTTGATGTCTCCATCAAATCCATAATTTTCTACACCTAAATACAAGTTTAATTTTTTAATGTTAGGTAAATGACATGTAGCTATTTCCTTTAATACATTTTGAGGCAATCCACCACAAATAATTTCTAAATCTTCTAAATTTTCATGTGAAAGCTCACCTAATTGTAATTCACTACTTCCCTTTATAGTCAATTTTTTTAGATTTGGAAGGGCTTTTAGTAAACTATTATAATTTCCCTGGATAATCCATGATACTTCACATTCTTCATAACTCATATCACCTACAAACAAAGATTCTATATGTTGAAATTTTTCTTTGTTTTCTACTATACCATCTATGACTTGTTGTGCTGACTCGTCATAAACCTCTCCCCAGCATCCAATGATTAATTCTTTAATATCTTCTAAATCTTCATCCTCTAAAATTTCTTCTATTAAAGTACTAGCATCTTTATCACCATCTTCATAGTCCTCATAATCATAGAAATATTTTTTTGAACTTGTCATAAATTTTCCTCCAATATTTTCAAAATTAATTTTCTTTATTATATATTTATTTGATATACACTTCAATACTTTTACAGAATCAAAATATTTTTGATAAAATAGACCCATGTACATTATATTTTAAAATATTTCAGCTAAAATAATTGGATATGCAAAAAATACAATCAAGATGTGGATATTTATTCATCAGTAAGTTTATTGCATGATATTGATTATGAAAAATCCTCAGAGAAACTGTCCCTTGTATTTGAAAAGAACATAATGTAAAATTATTGTAATAAAGTAAATAATTAAAAATAGAAATGAGGGAGACTTTATGAAAAAAGTTTTTTTCATAGTTGTAATTTGTAGCTTTTTTATAGGAATGGGGCTATCTGTACAAGCACAATCCAATAAAACATACAAAATTGGAGACATAATGAGTACTTTTGAGAAGAGAGATGAAGAGATCATCCTCGTAAAAGAAAATAAGATAGATAATGAAATTTATTCTTTTATGGCAGTATTACCTACCTATATAGTAAATGAAGAATTATCCATATGCATAGAAGATTTGGTATATTGTGGATATGATATGCATTGGGATCCCAAAAAAAGAATCACAAAATTTGTAAGCAAAAAAGTGAAAGGCTTTGAAGAATATGAAAAAGATATCCATCATAAAAAGTACAAAGGAGCAGTACTTTATTCAGATATAAAAATCTATGTAGATGAAAAACCAATAAAAGCTTACAATATAGGTGGTTACTCTTTAGTTTCCTTGAAAGATTTAAAAAAAGTTGAAAATTTGAAATGGAAAAAAGCAAATGTATTAGGAACTTTATATGAATATAATATAGAAAATATAACACAAATCAACAAGGATAAAGAAACAACACAAGTTAAAAATAAAATGATTATTGTAGACAATGGAAAGTTTACAAAATTTCCTATTCAAAAGAATACAAAAAAATTCATATTTAAATTTATCCCAAAAGAAGACGGATATTATTTTCTCACAATATATCCTAATGCATCTGGAATAGGTATATCGTCAGATGAACAAACAAATTTTTATGATGCTAAATTAAATAAAACATCTTATCACCCTTCAAGTTGTACAGACTATACTTATTTTAAGAAGGATACACCTTATTATATTGAAAGTCCTGACTTTTCTAAATATTATCAAGACGACAATATGGATCCCAATTATCAAATAAACTTTCATAAAGGAGTTTCAAAATATATTAAGGGAAAAATTATACTTCCTGATGGAGAAGTAGCTCCTAAAGAAGGCTTAGAAGTAAAAATATCAGTCTATGAATTTTTTGTACCTCATTGGTCCCATTTAGTAGAAGATGAGGTAATGATTGAAGCAGGGAAAAATTCAGCAACTTATAAAATATTGTGTATACTTTCAGAGGAAGAAGGAACAAGTTTAAGACTTTCATATCAATTATCCAAACCTTATGATTATATACAAGAAGGCAATATTACGCAGCAAACATTCACAGGATGGGAATCATTTAAAATCGATCAAGTAGTAGATAAAATTTTTGGAAACACCAATCTTGATATTTATATCGAGCATAGCCACTAACCCTATAAATGTTTACTACTACCAGCACCTATTGAACAAAGAAAACCTCATTTAATATTACCTCTCTTTAGTCCTTCTTCTGAAATTAAAACACCCATATCCTTATTTGCAAATAAAAATAATTTCTCATCATCTTCATAGTCCTCATAATCATAGAAATATTTTTTTGAACTTGTCATAAATTTTCCTCCAATATTTTCAAAATTAATTTTCTTTATTATATATTTATTTGATATACACTTCAATACTTTTACAGAATCAAAATATTTTTGATAAAATAGACCCATGTACATTATATTTTAAGATACATGGGTTCAAAATTATATTATAATGAAATTGGGTATTATATATTATTTAAAATAGG containing:
- a CDS encoding DUF5713 family protein yields the protein MYKDPYYPTFLVDKIKVLIQEVEQFIEKGNKSLEEIQEKLDDMTLGINALEEEFDENNSEIETCARETIADTVYNMLQYYKIGIDIETAIRERSW
- a CDS encoding STM4011 family radical SAM protein encodes the protein MIENAKHLYYRGVLSSCNYTCYYCPFAKKKASSVEIERDQKALMRFCKTIENILFKERISIFFTPYGEAMTHPYYTKAMIQLAKLEKVRYISIQTNLSFDVNEFLDAIERSGVKKEKIKLWGSYHPTMVRAEEFAKKANQLSLQIDICVGMVALSKRAQEIRELKKYLSPDIYLWLNGQAKHKIHYSLEDLSEFKEIDPFFPFEMNTRTSFETCRSGSQSYFIEANGDILPCHMNKRPIGDFYSLEKNLKPFECHRKLCDCYLAYSNIKDIRMIRFFGNTLPVRIPQKRKYKAIFFDVDGTLTDSNGKISSSTEKVLKYLHGKVKLYFVTALPIEKVRKKCKSIWHLFQGGIFSNGTHVVDFQLEKDEFQMIPDKTLEKIPEKILKCNKLFFDRKPSGETLRVILPKKWATLWTEETKTYWVFDGIKAYRQSIDASKTKGVDMIRQWKLFKKEELLVVGNSHNDIPLFRDYPYSVAVLNASTSVRKEAYYQLNIDHLPYIISLEIVKGERT
- a CDS encoding STM4012 family radical SAM protein yields the protein MNNIYKQYMYSYPHKTAYEYIKKLNLSEYNFNLKNQNIGLYYHIPFCDSKCGYCNLFSIPSKNEDRIEQYIEAILRHSQQLKQTLDLSEIHFDSLVFGGGTPLILSIKQLDKLFELGVKSYGIKLKEDFIGIETSPNQTTTEKLSYLKQMEMNRISIGVQSFVQKELDILERHHSAVMAEKALNFIKNEKFPILNIDLIYGIPGQTIKTLLYSAEKALQYKPEEIFVYPLYQQTNTRIYGKFHIDRRLQYELYQEITLYLKANGYHQISMRRFVKQKPDHEKSCGFENMIALGCGGRTYLDHLHYCEPYTAESKACIKSLDNYIKKEDFFENLSIYELSKEERQRRYVIKNLLHYRGIHKSEYEELFGTHLIKDYPMILEFCKKGWIIQDKDCIHLTQDGMGLSDYIGPMFMSSEVMEKMETYYHDRKCKTSIL
- a CDS encoding STM4013/SEN3800 family hydrolase: MTKISNEVPKKVIGDPKRAQYTVNMNEIVGSHDILFVCLDTLRYDVAYDQQEKGNTPVLNQYGKWIKCHAPGNYTFPSHVAMFAGALPTRAEPIPLFEREKLFMPKDFSASLKTNPNAFLFEGASFVEGLANIGYETICIGGVGFFNKRTPMNSVLPNLFQKSYWHPSFSCHMPKSFENQLDFIEKKLMKYDADQRIFMYVNIDSIHYPNSFYLEGAKEDNIETHGAALRYVDSHLGRLFNMFKKRGKTFVIACSDHGSCYGEDGYHFHCLSHEIVYTVPYKHFFLEEDNE
- a CDS encoding STM4014 family protein; this encodes MKIHLIGLKDTKRYTYFLKACNTMEANLEFWDIHSSLAPFIKAYSLEDVVKIDPPHYKTSNVNELNSLVQNYKSQLDLLASIDSLKFMNTPQAIWNTLDKKTCKEILERSNIPTTPRIPKEFISLEELKQYMLDHKIYNVFIKPRFGSGAAGVMAYRLRPKWGEEILQTCLTKVEEHYNNTKKIRKIKDKTIIKELIDFILSQDAIVERWIPKPKVGDIVYDLRAVYQFGKLDYLLARGAKDLAITNLHLNNHALELKALNLSDENLSDMESICKEAISKIPGLHSVGIDLILSIKNKKPMIIEMNGQGDLLYKDIYNDNNIYKNQVQYLKNI
- a CDS encoding STM4015 family protein → MTSSKKYFYDYEDYEDGDKDASTLIEEILEDEDLEDIKELIIGCWGEVYDESAQQVIDGIVENKEKFQHIESLFVGDMSYEECEVSWIIQGNYNSLLKALPNLKKLTIKGSSELQLGELSHENLEDLEIICGGLPQNVLKEIATCHLPNIKKLNLYLGVENYGFDGDIKDIQEIVKNPYLQKLEYLGLGNSEIQDQVVEAVLNSSIIKNLKVLDFSNGTLSDKGAQILLDHADELSHLELLDLHYHYISDDYITKLKKLPINMDLSEQNECDYYEYKGETYMEMYPMLTE